A region of uncultured Anaeromusa sp. DNA encodes the following proteins:
- a CDS encoding peptide ABC transporter substrate-binding protein: MRISLRHFAILLLLIVLTASGCSRQPQQTENTLRYVLEAEPATLDPAKSTAIPESLAELQLFEGLTRLDAKDRPLPGVATQWEISADGLRYTFHLRPDARWSNGEALTAHDFVYSWRRALDPETASENSYMLYALKNGQAFNEKEASPEEVGVRALDERTLEVTLEKPTAYFLSLASFHAFYPVHRASIEKAPESWSSQAETLIGNGPFRLTGWVHHGSLSFVKNSYYRDAASIRLDSMYWPIVDAQATRLTLVETGQADMMVEPPVVEHDRLQKEGLLRIAPYLGLYYYVFNTQAPPFDRLEVRRAFALSFQRQALITHVVKGGKLPAYAWVPPGLTNPATGLDFRQEGGDLSREDAAAAKEALQKAGYGDTLPPITLLFNTGEMHKAIAEAAQEMWKQSLGIAVTLTNQESKVFLASRTRGEFQIARASWIGDYADPMTFLDVFKDATNDAKYQSPRYNALIEEAQSSLDPARRMTAMHEAEQILLDDAVILPIYYTTQPYVASPRLQGVAWSVLGLADFKNAYLENR, encoded by the coding sequence ATGCGTATTTCCTTGCGCCACTTTGCTATTCTTCTGCTGCTAATCGTCCTAACCGCATCCGGCTGCAGTCGTCAGCCACAGCAAACGGAAAATACTCTGCGTTATGTATTGGAAGCCGAGCCTGCCACCTTAGATCCGGCCAAATCCACAGCTATCCCGGAATCCTTGGCCGAGCTGCAGCTTTTTGAGGGATTGACCCGTCTGGATGCCAAAGACCGGCCCCTGCCTGGCGTAGCGACGCAGTGGGAAATTTCCGCCGACGGCCTGCGTTACACCTTTCATCTGCGTCCAGACGCACGTTGGTCCAACGGCGAAGCGCTCACCGCTCACGATTTCGTCTATTCTTGGCGACGCGCTTTAGACCCGGAAACAGCTTCGGAAAATTCCTATATGCTATACGCGCTGAAAAACGGACAAGCCTTCAATGAAAAAGAGGCGTCCCCTGAAGAAGTCGGCGTCCGCGCTTTGGATGAGCGCACGCTGGAAGTCACGTTGGAAAAGCCTACGGCTTATTTTCTCAGCTTGGCTTCGTTCCACGCTTTTTATCCCGTTCACCGCGCCAGTATTGAAAAGGCGCCGGAAAGCTGGTCGTCCCAAGCGGAAACGCTTATCGGCAACGGCCCTTTTCGCCTGACTGGCTGGGTGCACCACGGCAGCTTATCCTTCGTCAAAAACTCCTACTACCGGGATGCCGCCTCCATCCGCCTGGATAGCATGTACTGGCCTATCGTGGACGCCCAAGCCACCCGGCTGACACTGGTGGAAACCGGCCAAGCGGATATGATGGTCGAGCCGCCGGTGGTAGAGCATGACCGCCTGCAAAAAGAAGGACTCCTGCGCATCGCTCCCTACCTGGGCCTCTATTATTACGTGTTTAACACCCAAGCGCCGCCTTTTGACCGCCTGGAAGTGCGCCGCGCCTTCGCGCTGTCCTTTCAACGGCAAGCTCTGATTACCCACGTAGTCAAAGGAGGCAAGCTTCCAGCCTACGCCTGGGTACCTCCGGGCCTCACCAATCCGGCTACAGGCCTTGATTTTCGTCAAGAAGGCGGCGACCTAAGCCGCGAAGACGCAGCCGCCGCAAAAGAAGCGCTGCAAAAAGCAGGCTACGGAGACACGCTGCCACCGATCACATTGCTTTTCAATACCGGTGAAATGCATAAGGCGATTGCCGAAGCCGCTCAAGAGATGTGGAAGCAAAGCTTGGGTATCGCCGTCACCTTGACCAATCAGGAATCAAAAGTCTTTCTGGCGTCCCGCACGCGCGGCGAGTTCCAAATCGCCCGCGCTTCTTGGATTGGCGACTACGCCGATCCCATGACCTTTTTAGATGTTTTCAAGGACGCCACAAACGACGCCAAGTACCAAAGCCCCCGCTATAACGCCTTAATCGAAGAAGCGCAAAGCTCCCTTGACCCGGCGCGCCGCATGACGGCCATGCATGAAGCGGAGCAGATCCTCCTTGACGACGCTGTCATCCTGCCTATTTACTACACGACACAGCCCTATGTAGCCAGCCCCCGCCTGCAAGGCGTCGCCTGGTCGGTACTGGGCCTAGCGGATTTTAAAAATGCTTACTTAGAAAACCGCTAA
- a CDS encoding serine hydrolase: MKHLHTKLEQLAASCPCRWSAIVTDGSGNELYSVRPDIIYPSASMIKVPILFEILRQAATGTLCLQETLVPSVSCRVGGAGILKELNPSLQLNIRDLCVLMISLSDNTATNTLIERIGMTAVNQTMSDLGLAHTRLQRRMMDFAAAAAGLQNETSVANMAKLYQLLLDGQELPPSYAALALNILKSQQVRDKIPFYLPESLSLAHKTGTLDGVEHDGGILYLPTGPYIVCIFADGLQNNAHGLQLIAHMGRAVYDALLQEDD; this comes from the coding sequence ATGAAGCACTTACATACAAAATTAGAACAACTTGCCGCAAGCTGTCCTTGCCGCTGGAGCGCCATCGTTACCGACGGCTCCGGGAATGAATTATATTCAGTTCGACCGGATATCATCTATCCTTCGGCCAGCATGATCAAAGTCCCCATCCTATTTGAGATTCTGCGCCAAGCGGCTACAGGAACATTGTGTCTGCAAGAAACGCTGGTTCCTTCCGTTTCCTGCCGTGTCGGCGGCGCCGGCATTTTAAAAGAGCTGAACCCGTCTTTGCAGCTGAACATCCGCGATTTGTGCGTTTTGATGATCTCCCTCAGCGACAACACCGCCACGAATACCCTCATTGAACGAATAGGCATGACGGCGGTAAACCAAACGATGAGTGACCTGGGTCTTGCCCATACCCGCCTGCAGCGCCGCATGATGGATTTTGCCGCTGCCGCAGCAGGACTTCAAAATGAAACCAGCGTCGCCAACATGGCCAAGTTGTATCAGCTTCTCCTAGACGGCCAAGAGTTGCCGCCTTCGTACGCCGCACTGGCTTTAAATATTCTTAAAAGCCAGCAAGTTCGCGATAAAATCCCCTTCTATCTGCCGGAGAGCCTTTCGTTAGCCCATAAAACCGGCACCTTGGACGGCGTTGAGCATGACGGCGGCATTTTATACCTGCCTACAGGTCCATATATCGTCTGCATTTTCGCCGATGGCCTGCAAAACAACGCCCACGGGCTACAGCTTATTGCCCATATGGGCCGCGCTGTCTACGACGCCCTGCTGCAGGAGGATGACTAA
- a CDS encoding ABC transporter permease, producing MNQPECTQNLLPPPVSPWQRLQRHKAAMAGLYFLGALFLICLFFPMLSSLSYADQNLWEANAGPSAAHWFGTDSLGRDLFIRVLYGARISLAIGVAASVINLLIGVTYGGIAGFFGGRTDRIMMHLVDILYGIPMLLYVILLMVLLKPGLTNLFLALGIAYWLGMARIVRSQILTLKEREFVLAARSLGLSPWRILFRHLLPNCSGPILVTMTLGIPEAIFAEAFLSFIGLGVAAPMASWGVLASEGLTSVRSYPYQLLFPSLAISLTMLAFNFLGDGLRDALDPHSKR from the coding sequence ATGAACCAGCCCGAATGCACCCAAAATCTTTTACCGCCGCCAGTTTCACCTTGGCAGCGTCTCCAACGCCACAAGGCAGCTATGGCTGGACTATATTTTCTTGGCGCTCTCTTTTTAATTTGCTTGTTTTTCCCTATGCTTTCCTCTCTTTCCTATGCGGATCAAAACCTCTGGGAAGCCAACGCCGGCCCCAGTGCCGCGCATTGGTTCGGTACCGACTCACTAGGAAGAGATCTCTTTATCCGTGTTCTTTACGGCGCTCGCATTTCCTTAGCCATCGGCGTCGCTGCCAGCGTCATTAACCTTTTGATTGGTGTTACCTACGGCGGCATCGCTGGTTTCTTCGGTGGACGCACCGACCGCATTATGATGCATTTAGTGGACATTCTTTACGGCATCCCGATGCTGCTCTACGTAATTTTGCTGATGGTTCTATTAAAGCCGGGATTGACCAATCTGTTTCTGGCGTTAGGCATTGCCTACTGGCTGGGCATGGCACGCATTGTCCGCAGCCAGATTCTGACTTTAAAAGAACGGGAATTCGTCTTGGCCGCCCGCTCCTTGGGACTAAGTCCCTGGCGCATTCTTTTCCGTCATCTGCTGCCCAACTGCAGCGGCCCCATCCTGGTAACGATGACGCTAGGCATCCCGGAAGCAATTTTTGCCGAAGCCTTTTTAAGCTTCATCGGCTTGGGCGTTGCCGCTCCCATGGCTAGTTGGGGCGTCTTGGCGTCTGAGGGGCTGACAAGTGTCCGTTCCTATCCTTACCAACTTCTCTTTCCATCGCTGGCCATCAGCCTTACCATGCTGGCCTTCAACTTTCTCGGCGACGGGTTGCGAGACGCCTTGGATCCCCACAGCAAACGTTAG
- a CDS encoding ABC transporter permease, whose protein sequence is MLRDVLQRCAGSCLVLLAIVTFTFFLMHAIPGGPFTGEKNLPPVVLAHLEAHYHLQDPLWKQYADYLLNLAQLDLGPSFKYEGRSVNQIIAESFPVSLQLGASALVLALGAGIPLGCLGALRKNHWQDHGAMAVAIIGMSVPSFVLATLLVQVFAVQLGWLPAALWESPASLILPALSLAAYPLAFIARLTRSSMLEVLSQDYIRTARAKGLSLWGTVYRHALKNALLPVVTYLGPMAASILTGSFVVETIFALPGLGRHFITSIYNRDYTVILGVTVFYSVLVIAFNLVVDLLYPLLDPRIKRFEKGGN, encoded by the coding sequence TTGCTACGTGACGTATTGCAGCGCTGCGCGGGGTCGTGCTTAGTGCTGCTGGCTATTGTGACTTTTACATTTTTTCTGATGCACGCCATTCCGGGCGGGCCGTTCACCGGGGAAAAGAATCTGCCGCCGGTGGTTTTGGCGCACTTGGAGGCGCACTACCATCTGCAAGACCCTTTGTGGAAACAGTATGCTGATTACCTGCTGAATTTGGCGCAGCTGGACTTAGGGCCTTCCTTTAAATACGAAGGACGCAGCGTCAACCAGATTATTGCCGAAAGCTTTCCGGTGTCTTTGCAGCTCGGCGCTAGCGCGCTGGTGCTGGCTTTGGGTGCGGGAATTCCCTTGGGCTGCCTGGGAGCTTTGCGCAAAAACCACTGGCAGGATCACGGGGCGATGGCCGTCGCGATTATCGGCATGTCTGTCCCCTCCTTTGTGCTGGCCACCTTGCTTGTGCAGGTTTTCGCGGTACAGTTGGGCTGGCTGCCGGCTGCGCTCTGGGAAAGTCCTGCCTCGCTCATTTTGCCGGCGCTTTCGTTAGCCGCTTATCCATTGGCGTTCATCGCCCGCCTGACACGCAGTTCCATGCTGGAGGTGCTGTCTCAGGACTACATCCGTACGGCCCGCGCTAAGGGATTGAGCCTTTGGGGCACCGTTTACCGGCACGCTTTAAAAAACGCCCTCTTACCGGTAGTGACCTACCTCGGACCTATGGCGGCTTCCATTCTTACGGGCAGTTTTGTGGTGGAAACCATCTTCGCCCTGCCCGGCTTAGGCCGTCATTTTATCACCAGCATTTATAACCGCGATTATACGGTCATTCTCGGGGTAACCGTATTTTACAGCGTCCTTGTCATTGCTTTTAATCTAGTAGTCGATCTTTTATATCCGTTGCTGGATCCTCGAATTAAGCGCTTTGAGAAAGGTGGTAACTGA
- a CDS encoding pyridoxal phosphate-dependent aminotransferase yields MKTAERINRLGIENAFEVLKEVQKLESQGKQIISFAIGEPDFDTPEHIKEACVQALRHNHTHYSPSAGILPLRQAIADYIGRTRQLSVAPENVVVTPGGKPIIYYSIHALVNPGDEVIYPNPGFPIYESVIRFVGGVPVPAPLLEEKGFSLDVAHLETLITPKTKLIILNSPQNPTGGLIPPDDLKRIAELAIRHDLWVLSDEVYSRLIYEGEFASIASLPGMQERTIILDGFSKTYAMTGWRLGYGVMNKDLAELVSRLVTNCESCTNTFIQDAAVTALTGPQEAVASMVQELRERRDLIVEGLNAIPGFSCRAPGGAFYAFPNVTEACRIYGFQNAKELQQYLLYEGHVAVLPRTSFGQRHAFETEEYLRFSYATSPDTIREGLSRIRKALERRRAEL; encoded by the coding sequence ATGAAAACAGCAGAACGGATTAATCGCCTGGGCATTGAGAATGCCTTTGAAGTTCTAAAAGAAGTCCAAAAATTGGAATCTCAAGGAAAACAGATCATCAGCTTCGCCATTGGCGAGCCTGATTTTGACACGCCGGAGCACATTAAGGAAGCCTGCGTTCAGGCGCTCCGCCATAACCATACCCATTACAGCCCCTCCGCAGGCATTTTGCCGTTGCGGCAGGCTATTGCCGACTACATCGGTCGCACGCGGCAGCTTTCGGTAGCACCGGAGAACGTGGTAGTCACCCCTGGGGGCAAGCCGATTATTTACTACAGCATTCACGCCTTGGTCAATCCCGGAGATGAGGTCATTTATCCCAACCCCGGTTTCCCCATTTATGAGTCGGTAATTCGCTTTGTCGGCGGCGTACCCGTACCGGCGCCGCTTTTAGAAGAAAAAGGCTTTTCTCTGGATGTAGCGCATCTGGAAACGCTGATTACGCCTAAGACGAAATTGATCATCCTCAATAGTCCCCAAAATCCCACAGGCGGCCTCATCCCGCCTGATGATTTAAAACGCATCGCCGAGTTGGCCATTCGCCACGACCTTTGGGTGCTTTCCGACGAAGTCTACAGCCGCCTAATTTATGAAGGAGAGTTTGCCAGCATCGCTTCTCTGCCTGGCATGCAGGAACGAACCATCATCTTGGACGGTTTTTCAAAAACCTATGCTATGACAGGCTGGCGTCTGGGCTACGGTGTCATGAACAAGGACTTGGCGGAACTCGTAAGCCGCCTTGTTACTAACTGCGAATCCTGCACCAATACGTTCATTCAAGATGCCGCTGTTACGGCTTTGACCGGCCCCCAAGAAGCGGTTGCTTCTATGGTGCAAGAGCTGCGCGAGCGCCGCGATTTGATTGTCGAAGGTCTCAACGCGATCCCCGGCTTTAGCTGCCGCGCTCCGGGCGGCGCGTTTTACGCGTTTCCTAATGTGACCGAAGCCTGCCGTATCTACGGCTTCCAGAACGCAAAAGAGCTGCAGCAGTATTTGCTGTATGAAGGCCATGTAGCGGTCCTGCCACGCACGTCTTTCGGCCAGCGCCATGCCTTTGAGACTGAGGAATACCTGCGTTTTTCTTATGCGACTTCACCAGATACCATCCGCGAGGGGTTATCGCGTATCCGTAAGGCTTTGGAGAGACGCCGGGCAGAGCTTTGA